From a region of the Calonectris borealis chromosome 2, bCalBor7.hap1.2, whole genome shotgun sequence genome:
- the GALR1 gene encoding galanin receptor type 1 has translation MEPGEPAAARLNRSRAGAETPRGEFNLSGLPEAEGKPLFGIGIENFITLIVFGLIFTLGVLGNSLVITVLARSKPGKRRSTTNIFILNLSIADLAYLLFCIPFQSMVYVLPTWVLGAFICKFIHYFFTVSMLVSIFTLSAMSVDRYVAIVHSRRSSALRVSRNALLGVGLIWALSFAMASPVAHHQRLFHRDASNQTFCWEHWPNPRHKKVYVVCTFVFGYLLPLLLISFCYAKVLNHLHKKLRNMSKKSEASKKKTAQTVLVVVVVFGISWLPHHVIHLWAEFGVFPLTQASFLFRVTAHCLAYSNSSVNPIIYAFLSENFRKAYKQVFKCQIRNKSPLNDAKENKSRIDTPPSTNCTHV, from the exons ATGGAGCCGGGGGAGCCTGCCGCGGCGCGCCTCAACCGCTCCCGGGCTGGAGCAGAGACGCCCCGCGGGGAGTTCAACCTCTCCGGGCTGCCGGAGGCAGAGGGGAAACCCCTTTTCGGCATCGGCATCGAGAACTTCATCACCTTGATCGTCTTCGGCTTGATCTTcaccctgggggtgctgggcaacTCGCTGGTGATCACGGTGCTGGCGAGGAGCAAGCCAGGCAAGCGCCGCAGCACTACCAACATCTTCATCCTCAACCTGAGCATCGCCGACCTGGCCTACCTGCTCTTCTGCATCCCTTTCCAGTCCATGGTCTACGTGCTCCCCACCTGGGTGCTGGGCGCCTTCATCTGCAAGTTCATCCACTACTTCTTCACCGTCTCCATGCTGGTGAGCATCTTCACGCTCTCGGCCATGTCGGTGGACCGCTATGTGGCCATTGTGCACTCCCGACGCTCCTCGGCCTTGCGCGTTTCCCGTAACGCGCTGCTGGGTGTGGGGCTCATCTGGGCGCTTTCCTTCGCCATGGCCTCACCAGTGGCTCACCACCAACGCCTCTTCCACCGCGACGCCAGCAACCAGACCTTTTGCTGGGAGCACTGGCCCAACCCACGCCACAAGAAGGTCTACGTGGTTTGCACATTTGTCTTTGGCTAtctgctcccgctgctgctcatCTCCTTCTGCTATGCCAAG GTTCTTAATCATCTGCATAAAAAGTTGAGAAACATGTCAAAGAAGTCAGAAGCGTCCAAGAAAAAG ACAGCACAGACTGTGTTGGTGGTGGTAGTGGTTTTTGGCATCTCCTGGCTGCCGCATCACGTGATTCATCTCTGGGCTGAATTTGGAGTTTTCCCACTGACTCAAGCCTCCTTTCTCTTCAGAGTAACTGCACACTGCCTGGCTTACAGCAATTCTTCTGTGAACCCGATTATATAtgcatttctctctgaaaatttTAGGAAGGCCTATAAACAAGTCTTCAAATGCCAGATACGTAACAAGTCACCTCTGAATGACgctaaggaaaataaaagtcGGATAGATACACCACCATCTACCAACTGTACACACGTGTGA